The following are encoded together in the Oryzias melastigma strain HK-1 linkage group LG17, ASM292280v2, whole genome shotgun sequence genome:
- the odr4 gene encoding protein odr-4 homolog, with protein sequence MGRVYIVDEDVEEYLSKLCSQQAGPVTGLLIGQSSGQRDFVVIAAPTPKDEESAGKTVDKEWVSEHARQVSRMLLGGLTVLGVFMITDADAKDTITTLRQLVFAVENLISSEQKWSPAEDDVTDCVTLHVNPKTRKTVCRTFDIKDPKSAAKPADLKYQSGVGSCWTTVSCWLNVDLLIPLPDSRASKENSQKGLQEGLKVWTRQIENAVCLIDGKKLPEDSELTSGQKRNVRQTYTAQLLTTGEEQRSADVVQPCGGSVTVRGAVHCRAFLHTHKPKVKLAEKLLKRDAISTVATRVQMLLDEPLASEEQIKDARGNKQQTEEFCLPRRIFCPLKSSGSLYVCDYQFSDEGLSEIVDRLKEMLGVDTAEEDLDTTQEMTAEITQGSAPTEPPVENNEELKPKSNNYMGAFMAAAAALLATAASMMYYSDM encoded by the exons ATGGGTCGTGTTTACATAGTAGATGAGGATGTAGAAGAATACCTTTCCAAACTATGCTCACAACAAGCTGGTCCAGTTACAGGTCTGCTCATTGGACAG agttcAGGACAAAGAGATTTTGTCGTCATAGCAGCTCCAACACCCAAAGATGAAGAGTCTGCAGGAAAGACTGTAGACAAAGAGTGGGTCTCTGAGCACGCTCGACAG GTGTCCAGGATGCTGCTCGGAGGCCTTACGGTGTTGGGAGTTTTCATGATCACGGATGCTGATGCCAAAGACACAATAACTACACTTCGACAG ttggTGTTTGCAGTAGAGAACCTGATCTCATCAGAGCAGAAGTGGAGCCCTGCAGAAGATGATGTCACAGACTGCGTTACACTTCATGTCAACCCCAAAACCCGGAa AACTGTCTGCAGGACTTTTGACATCAAAGACCCCAAG agtgcagcAAAGCCTGCAGATTTGAAGTACCAGTCAGGAGTGGGCTCCTGCTGGACCACAGTGTCTTGTTGGCTGAATGTTGACCTGTTGATCCCACTACCAGACAGCAGAGCATCCAAGGAAAACTCACAAAAAGGTCTTCAG gaagGACTGAAGGTGTGGACACGACAGATAGAGAATGCTGTTTGTTTAATCGATGGCAAAAAGCTTCCAGAAGATTCAGAACTGACATCTGGACAG AAGAGGAATGTGAGGCAGACGTACACAGCTCAGCTGCTCACCACAGGG GAGGAGCAGAGGTCAGCGGATGTGGTGCAGCCGTGTGGGGGGAGTGTGACCGTCAGAGGAGCCGTCCACTGCAGAGCTTTCCTCCACACTCACAAACCAAAAGTCAAACTCGCAGAGAAG CTGCTGAAGAGGGATGCCATTTCTACGGTGGCCACACGGGTTCAGATGCTGCTGGATGAGCCGCTGGCGTCAGAGGAGCAGATCAAGGACGCCAGGGGGAACAAACAACAGACAG aggAATTCTGTCTTCCTCGTCGGATCTTTTGCCCGTTGAAATCTTCGGGCTCGCTGTATGTGTGCGACTACCAGTTCAGTGACGAGGGACTGTCGGAAATAGTTGACCGACTGAAGGAGATGTTGGGCGTGGACACAGCGGAGGAAGACTTGGATACCACACAGGAAATGACAGCAGAGATCACACAGGGTAGCGCTCCGACAG AGCCTCCTGTGGAGAATAATGAAGAGCTGAAGCCAAAGAGTAACAACTACATGG GCGCTTTcatggctgcagctgctgccctcCTCGCCACAGCTGCCTCTATGATGTATTACAGTGACATGTGA